One Kineococcus aurantiacus genomic window carries:
- the glpX gene encoding class II fructose-bisphosphatase — MSQHTALPPALAVRDEAPDRNLAMELVRVTEAAAMAGGRWVGRGDKNKADGAAVNAMRTLIGTVSMNGTVVIGEGEKDNAPMLYNGERVGDGSGAECDVAVDPIDGTTLTARGMPNAVAVLAVAERGTMYDPSAVFYMDKLAVGPEAADVVDIRLPVRENVRRLARAKKRWVEDVTVCILDRPRHAQLAQEVRDAGARIKFISDGDVAGAVMAAREGTGVDLLLGIGGTPEGIISACAMHCLGGAIQGRLAPRDDEEKQKALDAGHDLDAVLDTQTLVASDNVYFVVTGITDGELVSGVRYRGDTITTSSIVMRSKSGTIRKVESEHRLSKLQAYSAIDFTGPR; from the coding sequence CTGGCGATGGAGCTGGTCCGCGTGACCGAGGCCGCCGCCATGGCCGGCGGCCGCTGGGTCGGGCGCGGGGACAAGAACAAGGCCGACGGCGCCGCCGTCAACGCCATGCGCACCCTCATCGGCACCGTCTCCATGAACGGCACCGTCGTCATCGGCGAGGGCGAGAAGGACAACGCCCCCATGCTCTACAACGGCGAGCGCGTCGGGGACGGCTCCGGGGCCGAGTGCGACGTGGCCGTGGACCCCATCGACGGCACCACGCTGACCGCGCGGGGCATGCCCAACGCCGTCGCCGTCCTGGCCGTCGCCGAGCGGGGCACCATGTACGACCCGTCGGCGGTGTTCTACATGGACAAGCTCGCCGTGGGGCCCGAGGCCGCCGACGTCGTCGACATCCGCCTGCCCGTGCGCGAGAACGTCCGCCGCCTGGCCCGGGCCAAGAAGCGCTGGGTCGAGGACGTCACCGTCTGCATCCTGGACCGGCCCCGGCACGCGCAGCTGGCCCAGGAGGTCCGCGACGCGGGCGCCCGCATCAAGTTCATCTCCGACGGCGACGTCGCCGGCGCCGTGATGGCCGCCCGGGAGGGCACCGGGGTGGACCTGCTGCTGGGCATCGGCGGCACGCCCGAGGGGATCATCAGCGCCTGCGCCATGCACTGCCTGGGCGGGGCGATCCAGGGCCGGCTGGCCCCGCGCGACGACGAGGAGAAGCAGAAGGCGCTCGACGCCGGCCACGACCTGGACGCGGTGCTGGACACCCAGACCCTCGTCGCCAGCGACAACGTCTACTTCGTCGTGACGGGCATCACCGACGGCGAGCTGGTCTCCGGCGTCCGCTACCGGGGGGACACCATCACCACCTCCAGCATCGTCATGCGCTCCAAGTCCGGCACGATCCGCAAGGTCGAGAGCGAGCACCGCCTCTCGAAGCTGCAGGCGTACTCGGCCATCGACTTCACCGGGCCGCGCTGA